Proteins from one Salinispora arenicola genomic window:
- a CDS encoding MFS transporter, translated as MAVDSARGASAFWRWWTAGTASAVGSAVGAVALPLTALTALDASAFEMGIIVAASYVAWLVIGLPAGVMVQRLPMRQAQIGADLARAAAVISIPLTWWWGCLTVTQLVIVALVISFANVIFDVANATFLPSIVSKEQLQSRNSLISGTHAATQLGGPSVGGLIVQVLGAVPTLIVDAASYLVSALLLRTLPERRTEAPDRWPPVRAMIREGWRFVVHHPVMGPCMWAATAANAVCGAQHALYALYLVRELHAEPGLVGLLLAADGVGALIGAALTNRITARLGTARALIVAGFVAVAGALIVPLGTGWQAFVAFTVGNVVFSAGVVVLSVVTRTYRQIASPPQLLPRVVATVRFVSWGAIPVGGLVAGAIAGVLSGRVTLLIFVVAAACMPLILLASPIRHLRNLTDYQQGEDSTGSPPERMVGVRH; from the coding sequence ATGGCAGTTGACAGTGCGCGCGGTGCGAGCGCCTTCTGGCGGTGGTGGACGGCCGGCACCGCCAGCGCGGTCGGTTCGGCGGTGGGCGCGGTGGCGCTGCCGCTGACGGCGTTGACGGCGCTCGACGCCTCCGCGTTCGAGATGGGCATCATCGTCGCCGCCAGTTACGTCGCCTGGCTCGTGATCGGCCTACCCGCCGGGGTGATGGTGCAGCGACTACCCATGCGACAGGCTCAGATCGGCGCTGACCTGGCCCGCGCAGCAGCAGTCATCTCGATCCCGCTGACCTGGTGGTGGGGCTGTCTGACGGTCACTCAGCTGGTGATTGTGGCCCTCGTGATCAGCTTTGCGAACGTCATCTTCGACGTCGCCAACGCGACCTTCCTGCCGTCGATCGTCAGCAAGGAGCAGTTGCAGTCGCGTAACAGCCTGATCTCCGGCACGCACGCCGCTACTCAACTCGGCGGACCATCCGTTGGCGGTCTCATCGTCCAAGTGCTCGGCGCGGTGCCCACCCTTATCGTGGACGCGGCGAGCTACCTTGTCTCCGCCCTGCTGCTGCGAACCCTGCCCGAGCGCCGCACCGAGGCCCCCGACCGCTGGCCACCGGTGCGCGCGATGATCCGTGAAGGCTGGCGTTTCGTCGTGCACCACCCGGTGATGGGCCCGTGTATGTGGGCCGCCACCGCGGCGAACGCCGTCTGTGGGGCGCAGCACGCGCTATACGCGCTCTACCTCGTCCGTGAGCTGCACGCCGAGCCCGGCCTCGTCGGCCTGCTGCTCGCGGCCGATGGAGTTGGCGCACTGATCGGCGCGGCTTTGACGAACCGGATCACGGCCAGGCTCGGGACCGCTCGCGCCCTGATCGTCGCCGGATTCGTCGCGGTCGCCGGGGCCCTCATCGTTCCCCTCGGCACCGGCTGGCAGGCCTTCGTCGCCTTCACCGTCGGCAACGTGGTCTTCTCCGCCGGCGTGGTGGTGCTCAGCGTGGTGACCCGCACTTACCGGCAGATCGCCAGCCCGCCCCAACTACTGCCCCGGGTAGTGGCAACAGTCCGCTTCGTCTCCTGGGGCGCAATCCCGGTCGGCGGCTTGGTCGCCGGCGCCATCGCCGGCGTTCTCAGCGGCCGGGTCACCCTGCTGATTTTCGTCGTCGCTGCCGCCTGCATGCCGTTGATCTTGCTGGCCTCACCGATCCGGCATCTGCGCAATCTCACCGACTATCAGCAGGGTGAGGATTCAACCGGCTCGCCGCCGGAACGCATGGTCGGAGTTCGCCATTGA
- a CDS encoding ABC-F family ATP-binding cassette domain-containing protein: protein MSIHTTAPVLCTGLSFAWPDGTQVLDDLSWAAREGSTGLIGRNGGGKSTLLRLIAGRLLPSSGTVHVAGNPGYLSQDLTFDPAMRVEEVLGVASVRAALHAIEAGDASEDHFTALGDQWDVEERTHAALARLGLGHIRLDRTVGEISGGEAVLLRLAALLLARPVVLLLDEPTNNLDRHARHRLYDAVTGYRGTVIVVTHDRELLERVDQIAELRTGTVRTFGGNLTAYENTIAAEQEAAERAHATARADLARQRRDLAAAQTRQARSARYGKQMYADNRLDKASAQTMKRAAQVSRGKQQAVHDQRLADAKEHLDTTEDRLRDDDTIRIDLPDTTVAPHRTVLTVDRARLRTGRKVDDLRVHGPERIALTGRNGAGKTTLMRTIAGKLPPAEGEVCVHVALRYLPQRLDLLDGQRTIFDNVAHLNPHATGNQIRAQLARFLFKGGRADQLVDTLSGGERFRATLAALLLADPAPQLLLLDEPTNSLDMDSVGQLAQALAGYRGALVVVSHDFPFLRQIGITRWLDLDDDAAVEASEEAADQKVRGSNPFGRARS from the coding sequence ATGAGCATCCACACCACCGCACCCGTCCTGTGCACTGGCCTGTCGTTCGCCTGGCCGGACGGCACGCAGGTTCTGGACGATCTTTCCTGGGCAGCCAGGGAAGGCAGTACCGGCCTGATCGGGCGCAACGGCGGCGGGAAATCCACCCTCCTGCGATTGATCGCCGGTCGGCTCCTTCCCTCCTCGGGCACCGTCCACGTCGCCGGCAATCCCGGCTACCTGTCCCAGGACCTCACCTTTGATCCCGCGATGCGCGTGGAAGAGGTGCTGGGTGTCGCCTCCGTACGTGCCGCCCTGCACGCGATCGAAGCCGGCGATGCCAGCGAGGACCACTTCACCGCCCTAGGCGACCAGTGGGACGTGGAAGAACGCACCCACGCTGCCCTGGCCCGCCTGGGCCTGGGTCACATTAGGCTGGACCGCACCGTCGGCGAGATCTCCGGCGGCGAAGCAGTCCTGTTGCGCCTGGCCGCCCTTCTGCTGGCCCGCCCCGTCGTCCTGCTGCTGGACGAGCCGACCAACAACCTCGACCGCCATGCTCGCCACCGCCTCTACGACGCGGTCACCGGCTACCGGGGCACCGTCATCGTCGTGACCCACGACCGCGAGCTGCTGGAGCGCGTTGACCAGATCGCCGAGCTGCGCACCGGAACCGTGCGCACCTTCGGCGGCAACCTGACAGCCTATGAGAACACCATCGCTGCCGAGCAGGAAGCTGCTGAGCGGGCTCACGCCACCGCCCGCGCCGATCTCGCCCGGCAGCGCCGCGATCTGGCCGCCGCGCAGACGAGGCAGGCCCGCAGCGCCCGCTACGGCAAGCAGATGTACGCCGACAATCGCCTGGACAAAGCTTCCGCCCAGACCATGAAGCGTGCCGCCCAGGTCTCACGCGGCAAGCAACAGGCCGTCCACGACCAGCGCCTGGCGGACGCCAAGGAGCACCTGGACACGACCGAGGACCGGCTCCGCGACGACGACACCATCCGCATCGACTTACCGGACACCACCGTTGCGCCCCACCGCACCGTCCTGACCGTCGATCGCGCCCGTCTGCGCACCGGCCGCAAGGTCGACGACCTGCGGGTTCACGGGCCCGAGCGCATTGCGCTCACCGGCCGCAACGGCGCCGGGAAGACCACCCTCATGCGTACCATTGCCGGAAAGCTTCCGCCTGCGGAGGGCGAGGTCTGTGTCCATGTCGCGCTGCGCTATCTGCCACAGCGACTGGACCTGCTCGACGGCCAGCGGACAATCTTCGACAACGTCGCCCATCTCAACCCGCACGCCACCGGAAACCAGATCCGCGCCCAGCTGGCCCGTTTCCTGTTCAAGGGCGGCCGCGCCGATCAGCTGGTGGACACGCTCTCGGGAGGAGAGCGCTTCCGCGCGACGCTGGCGGCGCTACTGCTGGCCGACCCCGCTCCTCAGCTGCTTCTACTGGACGAGCCAACCAATAGTCTCGACATGGACAGCGTCGGCCAGCTTGCCCAGGCGCTGGCCGGCTACCGGGGCGCGCTGGTCGTCGTCAGCCACGACTTCCCGTTTCTTCGGCAGATTGGCATCACCCGCTGGCTGGACCTCGACGATGACGCGGCTGTGGAAGCATCCGAGGAAGCTGCGGATCAGAAGGTCAGGGGTTCGAATCCCTTCGGGCGCGCAAGATCGTAA
- a CDS encoding helix-turn-helix domain-containing protein yields the protein MTPEKVACALPLLAEPDHSMASIAALLGVSRSTLYKALPQLQPSTPTADRTPVSAPF from the coding sequence ATGACCCCGGAGAAGGTCGCGTGCGCACTCCCGTTGCTCGCCGAACCTGACCATTCGATGGCCTCGATCGCCGCACTGCTCGGCGTCTCCCGCAGCACCCTCTACAAGGCTCTACCCCAACTACAACCGTCGACCCCGACTGCCGACCGCACACCTGTGTCAGCCCCGTTCTGA
- a CDS encoding pentapeptide repeat-containing protein, producing MSGLDDAGLYRAKLTRADLTRADLRSADLTDAACGRLESLYRPWSNAAGGGETEG from the coding sequence CTGAGCGGCCTCGACGACGCTGGCCTCTACCGCGCCAAACTCACCCGCGCGGATCTCACCCGCGCCGACCTGCGCAGCGCCGATCTCACCGACGCAGCCTGCGGCCGGCTGGAGTCGTTGTACAGGCCGTGGTCGAACGCGGCCGGTGGCGGGGAGACAGAGGGGTAG
- a CDS encoding Ig-like domain repeat protein: MDSFWTGTVADVRGSWVRPASVRGLFAVPLMVAIVLGVTSVGAAPVLAQGVPSAAAGPPGTGLAWGDNAESQLGDGTTTNSSTPVTVDVPADTTITAVAAGQGHSLAVTSAGTVLAWGANSSGQLGDGTTTPRSTPVAVDLPAGTTVTAVAAGDRHSLAVTSTGTVLAWGLNVTGQLYDGTTTSSSTPIVVDLPVGTTVTAVAAGNAHSLALTSTGTMLAWGANSSGQLGDGTTTPRSTPVAVDLPVGTTITTIAASSSSHSLAVTSTGTMLAWGANFTGQLGDGTITNRSTPVAVDLPAGTTVTAVATGSGHSLAVTSAGTMLAWGGNGSGQLGDGSTTSSSTPVAVDLPAGTTVTAVAGGAGHSLALTSTGTMLAWGFNTSGQLGDGTTSNRSIPIATDLPADTTITAIAGGSFHSLAIVPSTSTTTLQVSPPNPTPDQPVTLTATVTCTGSTPTGTMTYLEDTTILGTEPLSGNPTATATLTVTRLTPGTHHIQARYNGDNNCPTSTSDSTTVTVPKPTIPVTGTSLPTILAAGSLLTLTGTALTLATHRRRPTHRA; this comes from the coding sequence GTGGACAGTTTCTGGACCGGCACGGTCGCGGACGTGAGAGGAAGCTGGGTTCGGCCCGCGAGTGTGCGGGGGCTGTTCGCGGTGCCGCTGATGGTGGCGATCGTGCTGGGCGTGACCTCGGTCGGCGCGGCGCCCGTGCTCGCGCAGGGCGTGCCGTCGGCGGCAGCAGGCCCTCCCGGTACCGGCCTGGCCTGGGGCGACAACGCCGAGAGCCAGTTAGGCGATGGGACCACCACCAACAGCAGCACCCCCGTGACAGTGGACGTGCCGGCCGACACCACGATCACCGCTGTCGCCGCCGGCCAGGGCCACAGTCTGGCAGTGACCTCCGCCGGCACCGTGCTGGCCTGGGGCGCCAACAGTTCCGGCCAGCTGGGCGACGGGACCACCACCCCCCGCAGCACCCCCGTTGCGGTGGATCTGCCGGCCGGCACCACGGTCACCGCCGTCGCCGCCGGTGACCGCCACAGTCTGGCGGTGACCTCCACCGGCACCGTACTGGCCTGGGGCCTCAACGTCACCGGCCAGTTATACGACGGGACCACCACCAGCAGCAGCACCCCCATTGTGGTGGATCTGCCGGTCGGCACTACGGTCACCGCCGTCGCCGCCGGCAACGCCCACAGTCTGGCGCTGACCTCCACCGGCACCATGCTGGCCTGGGGCGCCAACAGTTCCGGCCAGCTGGGCGACGGGACCACCACCCCCCGCAGCACCCCTGTCGCGGTGGATCTGCCGGTCGGCACCACGATCACCACCATCGCCGCCAGCAGCAGCAGCCACAGTCTGGCGGTGACCTCCACCGGCACCATGCTGGCCTGGGGCGCCAATTTCACCGGCCAATTGGGCGACGGGACCATCACCAACAGGAGCACCCCTGTCGCGGTGGATCTGCCGGCCGGTACCACGGTCACCGCCGTCGCCACCGGCAGCGGCCACAGTCTGGCGGTGACCTCCGCCGGCACCATGCTGGCCTGGGGCGGCAACGGTTCCGGCCAGCTGGGCGACGGGAGCACCACCAGCAGCAGCACCCCTGTTGCGGTGGATCTGCCGGCCGGTACCACGGTCACCGCCGTTGCCGGCGGGGCCGGCCACAGTCTGGCGCTGACCTCCACCGGCACCATGCTGGCCTGGGGCTTCAACACCTCGGGCCAGCTGGGCGACGGGACCACCAGCAACCGCAGCATCCCCATAGCAACGGATCTGCCGGCCGACACCACAATCACCGCCATCGCCGGCGGCAGCTTCCACAGCCTGGCTATTGTCCCGTCGACATCGACCACGACCCTGCAGGTGTCCCCACCGAACCCGACACCGGATCAACCCGTCACCCTCACCGCCACCGTGACCTGCACCGGCAGCACCCCCACTGGAACCATGACCTACCTAGAAGACACGACGATCCTGGGCACGGAACCCCTGTCCGGCAACCCCACCGCCACCGCAACCCTCACCGTCACACGCCTGACACCCGGCACACACCACATCCAGGCGCGCTACAACGGCGACAACAACTGCCCAACCTCAACGTCCGATTCCACGACAGTCACCGTCCCCAAGCCCACCATCCCCGTAACCGGCACCAGCCTGCCCACCATCCTCGCAGCCGGATCCCTCCTCACCCTCACCGGCACGGCCCTGACCCTCGCCACCCACCGACGCCGACCAACACACAGGGCGTGA
- a CDS encoding RCC1 domain-containing protein gives MASFWTGTVADVRGSWVRSASVRGLFAVPLMAAIVLGVTSVGAAPVLAQGVPSVVAGPPGTGLAWGTNSAGRLGDGTTTDSSSPVAVSVPAGTTITAVAGGAGHSLAVTSAGTALAWGDNAFGQLGDGTTIPSSSTPVAVNVPAGTTVTALSGGGVHNLAVTSAGTALAWGDNFWGQLGDGSTTRSRTPVAVNVPAGTTITAVAAGQGHSLAVTSAGTALAWGDNSSGQLGDGTATDSSTPVAVDVPAGTTVTAVAAGGLHSLAVTSGGDVLAWGANGSGQLGDGTTTSSSTPVAVDVPAGTTITAVAAGGLHSLAVTSAGDVLAWGDNTAGQLGDGSTTHSSTPVAVNVPAGTTITAVAAGQGHSLAVTSTGTALAWGANTFGQLGDGSTTSSSIPVAVDLPAGTTITAVTGGSFHSLAIVPSASTTTLQVSPPNPTPNQDVTLTATVTCTTDTPTGTITFRNNNTDLTTVALDSTNTATHTTRLPPGTHTLTAHHTSTNTCPSNQSESATITITAPDDPDAPNTPNDPDAPDDPDDPDLPITGPNLPTTIGTATLLILTGAALVHLTRRYRPTHHPN, from the coding sequence GTGGCGAGTTTCTGGACCGGCACGGTCGCGGACGTGAGAGGAAGCTGGGTCCGGTCCGCGAGTGTGCGGGGGCTGTTCGCGGTGCCGCTGATGGCGGCGATCGTGCTGGGCGTGACCTCGGTCGGCGCGGCGCCCGTGCTCGCGCAGGGCGTGCCGTCGGTGGTAGCGGGCCCTCCCGGTACCGGCCTGGCCTGGGGCACCAACAGCGCCGGCCGGTTGGGCGATGGGACCACCACCGACAGCAGCAGCCCTGTCGCGGTGAGCGTGCCGGCCGGCACCACGATCACCGCCGTCGCCGGCGGGGCCGGCCACAGTCTGGCGGTGACCTCCGCCGGCACCGCGCTGGCCTGGGGCGACAACGCCTTCGGTCAGTTGGGCGATGGGACCACCATCCCCAGCAGCAGTACCCCTGTTGCGGTGAACGTGCCCGCCGGCACCACAGTCACCGCGCTTTCCGGCGGCGGCGTCCACAACCTGGCGGTGACCTCCGCCGGCACCGCGCTGGCCTGGGGCGACAACTTCTGGGGCCAGTTGGGCGATGGGAGCACCACCCGCAGCAGAACCCCCGTTGCGGTGAACGTGCCCGCCGGCACCACGATCACCGCCGTTGCCGCCGGCCAGGGCCACAGTCTGGCAGTGACCTCCGCCGGCACCGCGCTGGCCTGGGGCGACAACTCATCTGGCCAGTTGGGCGATGGGACCGCCACCGACAGCAGTACCCCTGTTGCGGTGGACGTGCCGGCCGGTACCACGGTCACCGCCGTCGCCGCCGGGGGCCTCCACAGTCTGGCGGTGACCTCCGGCGGCGACGTTCTGGCCTGGGGCGCCAACGGTTCCGGCCAATTGGGCGACGGGACCACCACCAGCAGCAGCACCCCCGTTGCGGTGGACGTGCCGGCCGGCACCACGATCACCGCCGTCGCCGCCGGGGGCCTCCACAGTCTGGCGGTGACCTCCGCCGGCGACGTGCTGGCCTGGGGCGACAACACCGCCGGCCAGCTGGGCGATGGGAGCACCACCCACAGCAGTACCCCTGTTGCGGTGAACGTGCCCGCCGGCACCACGATCACCGCCGTCGCCGCCGGCCAGGGCCACAGTCTGGCAGTGACCTCCACCGGCACCGCTCTCGCCTGGGGCGCCAACACCTTCGGCCAGTTGGGCGATGGGAGCACCACCAGCAGCAGCATCCCTGTTGCGGTGGACCTGCCGGCCGGCACCACGATCACCGCCGTCACCGGCGGCAGCTTCCACAGTCTGGCTATTGTCCCGTCGGCATCAACCACGACCCTGCAGGTGTCCCCACCGAACCCGACACCGAATCAGGACGTCACCCTCACCGCCACCGTCACCTGCACCACCGACACCCCCACCGGAACCATCACCTTCCGCAACAACAACACCGACCTCACCACCGTAGCCCTGGACAGCACCAACACCGCCACCCACACCACCCGACTCCCACCCGGCACCCATACCCTCACCGCCCATCACACCAGCACCAACACCTGCCCCAGCAACCAATCCGAATCCGCCACCATCACCATCACCGCACCCGACGACCCTGACGCACCCAACACACCCAACGACCCCGACGCACCTGACGACCCCGACGACCCTGACCTCCCCATCACCGGACCCAACCTGCCCACCACCATCGGCACCGCCACCCTGCTCATCCTCACCGGCGCCGCCCTGGTCCACCTCACCCGCCGATACCGACCAACGCACCACCCGAACTAA
- a CDS encoding tyrosine-type recombinase/integrase has product MAADFTGGHALRHTFGIRLVREGHDLVLVAELMGHARLETTTLTEVRRSNAPAAPARLSGRVGAVPDPALGSVSRGGVPLAWWCLHNWSHEGTKTWVDHVSRLVFI; this is encoded by the coding sequence ATCGCCGCCGACTTCACCGGCGGGCACGCGCTACGCCATACCTTCGGCATCCGCCTCGTCCGCGAAGGCCACGACCTCGTCCTGGTCGCCGAACTCATGGGACACGCACGCCTCGAAACCACCACCCTCACCGAGGTCCGCCGCAGTAACGCGCCGGCTGCACCTGCCCGGTTGAGCGGCCGGGTGGGTGCCGTTCCGGATCCGGCGCTGGGTTCGGTTTCCCGGGGCGGGGTGCCGCTGGCGTGGTGGTGCCTTCATAACTGGTCTCATGAAGGAACGAAGACCTGGGTCGACCACGTGAGCCGGCTAGTGTTCATCTGA
- a CDS encoding PadR family transcriptional regulator translates to MDLPKDLVAASATPLVLAVLEQGDSYGYEIINSIRDLSGGELEWKQGMLYPLLHRLASQGLIESYQGVSAAGRVRKYYRLLPVGRRQLETCRQNFDLISSTLAALGRLNHGGTHATA, encoded by the coding sequence ATGGACCTCCCCAAAGACCTGGTGGCGGCTTCGGCCACCCCACTCGTCCTAGCGGTGCTAGAGCAGGGCGACAGCTACGGGTACGAGATCATCAATAGCATCCGCGACCTCTCCGGCGGCGAGCTCGAATGGAAGCAAGGGATGCTCTATCCGCTCCTGCACCGCTTGGCCAGCCAAGGCTTGATTGAGAGCTATCAGGGCGTGTCCGCTGCCGGACGAGTCCGCAAGTACTACCGGCTGCTCCCCGTTGGTCGCCGCCAGCTCGAGACCTGCCGGCAGAACTTCGATCTCATCAGCTCTACCCTCGCCGCGCTCGGACGGCTCAACCACGGAGGCACACATGCCACAGCTTGA
- a CDS encoding DUF397 domain-containing protein, with product MNEMDTTCVTWRKSTRSNGSGNCVEVAADLGGKVGLRDSKDPSGPILTFAPAAWATFVRATRAEGRRR from the coding sequence GTGAACGAGATGGACACGACCTGCGTGACCTGGCGGAAGAGCACTCGCAGCAATGGCTCCGGCAACTGCGTCGAGGTTGCGGCCGACTTAGGCGGGAAGGTCGGGCTCCGTGACAGTAAAGACCCTAGCGGCCCGATCCTGACCTTCGCTCCAGCAGCCTGGGCCACTTTCGTCCGCGCCACGAGGGCCGAAGGTCGGCGCCGCTGA
- a CDS encoding helix-turn-helix domain-containing protein, which yields MTGSPTVRRRRLAAALRRLREQTGMTADQAAKEVGISKSALSRIENAQVSVMPPVARGLLDLYGVEGEEVDALVQVARDARKRGWWQAYDDVLPDWFGVYVGLEAEASEIRAFEPQLIPGLLQTADYARAVIHAEHPDSSGEEVDRRVELRMRRQESDNSPKLWVVLDEATLRRPVGGVETFRAQLRRLIEESDRPGNTVQIITFGAGEYGSMGSAFSVLSFPELADSGVVYVETRAGSLYLEGHQVREYSQVFEHLVATAASARKSRDLIQEAINER from the coding sequence ATGACTGGAAGTCCGACTGTCCGTCGTCGACGTTTGGCCGCTGCACTGCGCCGCCTTCGCGAGCAGACGGGCATGACCGCCGACCAGGCCGCCAAAGAGGTCGGCATCTCGAAGTCCGCGCTGAGCCGCATCGAGAACGCCCAGGTCTCGGTGATGCCGCCGGTCGCCCGCGGCCTCCTTGACCTGTACGGCGTCGAGGGCGAAGAGGTCGACGCGCTCGTCCAGGTCGCCCGGGACGCCCGCAAGCGCGGCTGGTGGCAGGCGTACGACGATGTGCTGCCGGACTGGTTCGGGGTCTACGTCGGGCTGGAAGCCGAAGCGTCGGAAATCCGCGCCTTCGAGCCACAACTGATTCCCGGGCTACTCCAGACCGCCGACTACGCCCGCGCCGTCATCCATGCCGAGCATCCGGACTCCTCCGGTGAGGAGGTGGACCGTCGGGTGGAGTTGCGGATGCGCCGCCAGGAGTCCGACAATTCGCCGAAGCTCTGGGTGGTGCTGGACGAAGCGACGCTACGGCGACCGGTCGGTGGCGTGGAAACCTTCCGTGCCCAGTTACGGAGGCTGATCGAGGAGTCAGACCGACCCGGCAACACCGTACAGATCATTACGTTCGGTGCCGGTGAATACGGTTCGATGGGCAGTGCGTTCAGCGTTCTGAGCTTCCCAGAGTTAGCGGACTCGGGGGTCGTCTACGTCGAAACGCGAGCGGGTAGCCTCTATCTCGAAGGCCATCAGGTCAGGGAGTACAGCCAGGTTTTCGAGCACTTGGTCGCCACGGCGGCCAGCGCACGCAAGTCCCGCGACCTGATCCAGGAGGCGATCAACGAGCGGTGA
- a CDS encoding DivIVA domain-containing protein — protein MRVFFRRARRRRRSVLGPTCYRSAAYHPLRPWQVRGRRFRSTPLGRRGLDPQEVGEFLDRVAADLAAVYDALTSSRRETDRVKDALRRWQSEQARARRTDPDPELRR, from the coding sequence ATGCGCGTCTTCTTCCGGCGTGCCAGGCGTCGTCGGCGGTCGGTCCTCGGGCCGACCTGCTACCGCTCGGCGGCATACCATCCGCTGCGGCCGTGGCAGGTGCGGGGGCGGCGGTTCCGGTCGACGCCGCTGGGCCGGCGCGGGTTGGACCCGCAGGAGGTGGGGGAGTTCCTCGACCGGGTCGCCGCTGACCTGGCCGCCGTCTACGACGCGTTGACCAGCAGCCGGCGGGAGACCGACCGAGTCAAGGACGCGTTGCGCCGCTGGCAGTCCGAGCAGGCCCGAGCCCGGCGGACGGACCCGGACCCGGAGCTCCGGCGGTGA
- a CDS encoding low temperature requirement protein A, whose product MSQSRTPLRKPGQPQQVTFLELFFDLVFVFALTRVSQRLAEDLTAQRQIVLTEAGQTLLLLLALLMVWFTTAWVTDLFDPNRPEIELLVFATMLGSLVMAVATPEAFGTRALAFAGAYVAIHLSRGLVLVIALRGHEAQRRAALTLLWYGVSAIPWLGGALLFPESTARGLLWTLAIIIDYTGAAVRFPTLRRAQRPHEAPIVAEHLAERYRQFFIVALGELILVIGATYSGIGFGLGQTAAFLVAFATTALMWRIYIHRAGELLPLAIARARVPSRLAGLSTPAHLLMVSGIVAIAVGDELVIEHPTGHTDSAWVAVILGGPILFLAGRAVFEYAVFGRVSASRVIGAVVLAAVSPAMVRTPPLVVLCVPAFVLTAIAVSDTLRARRRPPEVPAPPV is encoded by the coding sequence ATGAGTCAGTCGCGCACCCCGCTGCGGAAACCCGGGCAGCCGCAGCAGGTGACCTTCCTGGAGCTCTTCTTCGACCTCGTCTTCGTCTTCGCCCTCACCCGCGTGTCGCAGCGACTGGCTGAGGACCTCACCGCTCAACGGCAGATCGTGCTCACCGAGGCCGGCCAGACGCTGTTGTTGTTGCTGGCCCTGCTGATGGTCTGGTTCACCACGGCCTGGGTGACCGACCTGTTCGACCCTAATCGGCCGGAGATCGAACTTCTGGTCTTCGCGACCATGCTCGGCAGCCTGGTGATGGCAGTCGCGACTCCCGAGGCGTTCGGCACCCGCGCCCTCGCCTTCGCCGGTGCGTACGTCGCGATCCACCTCAGTCGTGGCCTCGTGCTCGTGATCGCCCTGCGCGGTCACGAGGCGCAGCGCCGCGCCGCGCTGACGCTGCTGTGGTACGGAGTGTCCGCGATACCGTGGCTCGGCGGGGCACTGCTCTTTCCGGAGAGCACGGCGCGCGGCCTTCTGTGGACCCTGGCCATCATTATCGACTACACGGGTGCCGCGGTGCGTTTTCCCACGCTGCGGCGGGCCCAGCGGCCACACGAGGCGCCCATCGTGGCCGAACACCTCGCCGAGCGCTACCGGCAGTTCTTCATCGTCGCGCTGGGCGAACTCATTCTGGTTATCGGCGCGACGTACAGTGGCATCGGCTTCGGTCTCGGCCAGACCGCGGCGTTCCTGGTGGCGTTCGCCACCACGGCACTGATGTGGCGGATCTACATCCACCGAGCCGGAGAGCTGCTACCCCTCGCGATCGCGAGGGCCCGCGTACCATCGCGCCTCGCCGGGCTGTCGACACCCGCCCACCTGCTGATGGTGTCTGGCATCGTGGCGATCGCGGTCGGCGACGAGCTCGTTATCGAGCATCCGACCGGACACACCGATTCGGCCTGGGTCGCCGTGATTCTCGGCGGACCGATACTCTTCCTGGCCGGCCGTGCCGTGTTCGAGTACGCGGTGTTCGGCCGCGTGTCCGCGTCCCGGGTGATCGGCGCGGTCGTGCTTGCCGCTGTCTCACCGGCAATGGTCCGTACACCGCCGCTGGTGGTTCTCTGCGTCCCCGCTTTCGTCTTGACGGCAATAGCAGTGTCGGACACTCTTCGTGCTCGAAGACGTCCCCCCGAAGTGCCGGCACCCCCTGTCTGA